One segment of Nostoc flagelliforme CCNUN1 DNA contains the following:
- a CDS encoding L,D-transpeptidase, which translates to MQSWIRSGRIRSSGTFCTGVALMVATLFSWSSPLAGTPNFTTATAASVDENNITASNIRQISQPRWIEIDLSEQRLRAWEGKRLVYSYRISGGKRSTPTPIGRFRINSKYRTHRMRGRGYNIPDVPYTMYFYRGYAIHGAYWHNRFGTPVSHGCVNLPVKQARNLYNWARNGTLVVVRK; encoded by the coding sequence ATGCAATCTTGGATTCGCAGTGGTAGGATTCGTTCTTCAGGAACTTTTTGTACAGGCGTGGCGCTGATGGTGGCAACTCTATTTTCTTGGTCATCACCTTTAGCAGGTACACCCAACTTTACTACAGCAACAGCCGCGTCAGTGGATGAAAACAACATCACTGCATCTAATATCAGGCAAATATCCCAACCTCGCTGGATTGAAATTGACTTGTCAGAGCAACGCTTACGTGCATGGGAAGGTAAAAGGCTTGTTTATTCATACCGCATTTCTGGAGGCAAGCGATCAACGCCCACACCCATAGGTAGATTTCGGATTAATTCTAAGTATCGCACTCACCGGATGCGAGGCAGGGGCTACAATATTCCTGATGTTCCTTACACAATGTATTTCTACAGAGGCTATGCCATCCACGGTGCTTACTGGCATAACCGTTTTGGAACTCCAGTCAGCCACGGTTGCGTAAATTTACCTGTTAAGCAAGCTCGCAATCTTTACAACTGGGCTAGGAATGGAACTTTAGTAGTGGTGCGGAAATAA
- a CDS encoding L,D-transpeptidase, whose protein sequence is MKKLINPDWVRRLQILLTGTALSVIVFTTTGTSEVWANSKNQVIAQRIQTLQKSNKRWIQIDLSKQRLIAWEGDRVVYGSAISSGKKSTPTLTGTFNIQSKFKTTRMRGENYNVPNVPHAMFYQGNYGIHGAYWHKRFGTPVSHGCVNLAPKHAKWLFEWASVGTPVVIQK, encoded by the coding sequence ATGAAAAAACTAATTAATCCTGACTGGGTGCGTCGCTTACAAATACTCCTCACTGGTACAGCACTGTCCGTAATTGTTTTTACTACTACTGGAACGAGTGAAGTTTGGGCGAATTCCAAAAATCAAGTAATTGCACAAAGAATCCAGACATTACAAAAATCGAATAAGCGCTGGATTCAAATTGATCTTTCAAAGCAACGGTTAATAGCTTGGGAAGGTGATAGAGTGGTTTATGGAAGTGCTATTTCCTCTGGCAAAAAATCTACTCCCACTCTTACTGGTACTTTTAATATTCAATCCAAGTTCAAAACTACACGGATGCGGGGAGAAAACTACAATGTTCCCAACGTTCCTCATGCGATGTTTTACCAAGGTAACTACGGTATTCACGGAGCTTACTGGCATAAAAGGTTTGGGACTCCAGTCAGCCACGGCTGTGTGAATCTCGCACCTAAACATGCTAAATGGCTATTTGAGTGGGCATCGGTAGGAACACCAGTAGTTATCCAGAAATAG
- a CDS encoding bifunctional 4-hydroxy-2-oxoglutarate aldolase/2-dehydro-3-deoxy-phosphogluconate aldolase, whose protein sequence is MPNQIWLSQLQKHRAIAVIRAPKIEVGQQMAMAVASGGMQLIEITWNSSQAGELITQLRAELPACTIGTGTLFNVQQLEEAIASGAQFLFTPHVDLAMIQAAQQEDVPIIPGAMTPTEIVTAWSQGASCVKVFPVQAVGGADYIKSLQGPLGQIPLIPTGGVTLENAKEFLQAGAIAVGLSSELFPKKLVTEGNWEAIASGARKLIQQLS, encoded by the coding sequence ATGCCTAATCAAATTTGGTTATCACAATTGCAAAAACATCGGGCGATCGCAGTCATCCGCGCTCCTAAAATCGAAGTAGGACAGCAAATGGCAATGGCTGTAGCATCTGGGGGAATGCAGTTAATTGAGATTACCTGGAATAGCTCGCAGGCTGGGGAATTAATCACTCAACTACGTGCGGAATTACCAGCCTGTACTATTGGCACTGGTACGCTATTCAATGTGCAACAGCTAGAAGAAGCAATCGCATCTGGGGCGCAATTCCTCTTCACACCCCACGTTGATTTGGCAATGATTCAAGCAGCACAACAAGAAGATGTACCCATCATTCCAGGAGCTATGACTCCTACAGAAATTGTTACCGCCTGGAGTCAGGGTGCTAGTTGTGTAAAAGTGTTTCCGGTGCAAGCAGTGGGAGGGGCTGACTATATCAAAAGTTTGCAAGGGCCACTAGGTCAGATTCCCTTAATTCCTACTGGCGGCGTCACTCTGGAAAATGCCAAAGAATTTTTGCAAGCCGGAGCGATCGCTGTAGGTTTGAGCAGTGAATTATTTCCCAAAAAGCTTGTCACAGAGGGGAATTGGGAAGCGATCGCATCTGGGGCAAGAAAGCTAATACAACAGTTAAGTTAA
- a CDS encoding GlsB/YeaQ/YmgE family stress response membrane protein, which translates to MNILAWIVLGLIAGAIAKAIYPGHQGGGILGTILLGIIGAFVGGSLGVFFSTGTLTLAAPTLSIPGIALAVLGAIVAVFLWNLITRRSAV; encoded by the coding sequence ATGAATATTCTTGCTTGGATTGTTTTAGGTCTAATTGCTGGTGCGATCGCTAAGGCTATCTACCCCGGTCATCAAGGTGGCGGTATTCTGGGAACAATCTTACTAGGAATTATCGGTGCTTTTGTTGGCGGTAGCTTAGGCGTATTCTTCAGTACAGGAACGTTGACTTTAGCAGCCCCTACTCTTAGCATCCCTGGTATTGCGTTAGCAGTTCTTGGTGCAATTGTTGCGGTTTTCTTGTGGAACTTAATAACCCGTCGCAGTGCTGTATAA
- a CDS encoding sulfite exporter TauE/SafE family protein, whose amino-acid sequence MIKKNNLSAPESTATSLEVRRFRLSFLYAVPIGLLGGLIGLGGAEFRLPVLAGTLGYSVRQAVPLNLAVSLITIAASLVIRGSTLSFSPVIPLLPVIFSLIAGAVITAFFGAAMAGKLSNEQLERIILVLLVVIGIALIVEGFLPQQIPALLPPALSWRISAGILFGLAIGLVSSLLGVAGGEVIIPTLVFAFGADIKTAGTASLLVSLPTVLVGVIKYASRGAFVDRTALSNTIAPMGVGSVIGAIIGGMLVGIFPASLLKITLGVILNISAFRVFHKARRSRIEI is encoded by the coding sequence TTGATTAAGAAGAATAACTTGTCTGCACCGGAGTCTACAGCTACAAGCTTGGAAGTACGCCGTTTCCGATTATCCTTTCTTTATGCCGTGCCAATTGGGCTGTTAGGAGGGCTGATTGGCTTAGGAGGTGCAGAGTTTCGGCTGCCAGTCCTTGCTGGAACATTGGGCTATTCAGTGCGGCAGGCCGTGCCTCTGAACTTGGCTGTCAGCTTGATTACGATTGCTGCATCCTTAGTCATCCGGGGCAGTACGCTTTCTTTCAGCCCCGTTATTCCATTGCTGCCTGTAATTTTCTCTTTGATTGCCGGAGCGGTTATCACTGCTTTTTTTGGGGCAGCGATGGCGGGAAAGCTCTCAAACGAACAGCTTGAGAGAATCATTTTAGTACTATTGGTAGTCATTGGCATTGCCTTGATAGTTGAGGGTTTTCTACCTCAACAAATACCAGCCCTTCTACCCCCTGCTTTAAGTTGGCGTATTTCAGCGGGTATCTTATTTGGACTAGCAATCGGCCTGGTAAGCAGTCTACTTGGGGTTGCTGGAGGTGAAGTGATTATCCCAACACTTGTTTTCGCTTTTGGTGCAGATATTAAGACAGCAGGTACAGCGAGTCTTCTAGTTAGCTTACCAACTGTACTTGTAGGGGTTATCAAATATGCTAGTCGTGGTGCATTTGTAGATCGTACAGCCTTGAGCAATACCATAGCGCCTATGGGAGTTGGTTCGGTGATTGGAGCCATCATTGGAGGAATGCTTGTCGGCATTTTTCCAGCATCGCTACTCAAGATTACACTAGGAGTAATCTTGAATATCTCCGCGTTTCGGGTTTTTCACAAAGCTAGGCGTTCCAGAATAGAAATATAA
- a CDS encoding PhzF family phenazine biosynthesis protein — translation MGQIITQVDAFTNIAFAGNPAAVCVLPTPQDEGWMQNVAQEMNLSETAFLVRQDDGFNLRWFTPKLEVPLCGHATLASAHVLWSEGHLSQNEVARFYTKSGVLIAKSQGEWIELDFPVNHSQETVAPRELKAALGVPYKSVFLNSLGYLVELESEDLVRQIQPNFQILKTLPTSEIIVTSLTHPDSEFDFVSRFFAPGLGIDEDPVTGATHCCLAPFWRDRLHKNELLAYQASSRGGVVKVYYDGGDRVFLSGQAVTVMRGELITG, via the coding sequence ATGGGACAAATCATTACTCAGGTTGATGCTTTCACTAATATAGCGTTTGCAGGTAATCCTGCTGCTGTCTGTGTTCTGCCTACTCCTCAAGACGAAGGTTGGATGCAGAATGTGGCACAGGAGATGAATTTATCTGAGACGGCTTTTCTAGTTAGACAGGATGATGGCTTCAATCTGCGTTGGTTTACGCCCAAGCTGGAAGTACCGCTTTGTGGTCATGCAACTTTAGCTAGTGCCCATGTACTTTGGTCAGAGGGGCATTTGTCACAGAATGAAGTTGCACGTTTCTACACCAAAAGCGGAGTGCTGATTGCTAAGTCGCAAGGTGAGTGGATTGAGTTAGATTTTCCTGTGAATCACTCACAAGAAACAGTTGCCCCGCGAGAACTCAAGGCTGCTTTGGGTGTCCCATACAAATCTGTTTTCTTAAATTCCTTGGGCTATTTAGTGGAATTGGAATCTGAAGATTTGGTACGACAAATACAGCCAAATTTCCAAATATTGAAAACATTGCCTACTTCTGAGATCATTGTCACCAGTCTCACCCACCCTGATTCTGAATTTGATTTTGTCTCTCGCTTCTTTGCACCAGGTTTAGGGATTGATGAAGACCCTGTAACTGGGGCGACTCATTGCTGTCTCGCTCCCTTCTGGCGCGATCGCTTGCACAAAAATGAGTTATTGGCTTATCAGGCATCCAGCCGTGGTGGGGTGGTGAAGGTGTATTATGACGGAGGCGATCGCGTCTTTCTCAGCGGACAAGCCGTAACTGTTATGCGAGGTGAGTTAATTACCGGATAA